The Hydra vulgaris chromosome 11, alternate assembly HydraT2T_AEP genome contains a region encoding:
- the LOC101236263 gene encoding synaptotagmin-7 isoform X2 → MSRKVSSSIRPSIYNEQNSPFSSSVSGDEKPVETSPLSQYKDAPLLTTFQKKQRKISTSALDHLAKQGKRVSTLDLRDVTLVESSFEESQEKIEEDVFRKCDKKLSVVSSEDATDLYTDQITVSNTLIGPEHRRIADRRSIKNSGLPSHIHAIRTYKKSGKIYFSITHVHHEKVLHVDVQRVMIIGSKRDIADTHPFVQLYLIPGKKQKQTTKFQKATKEPVFNELIVFTDVEKSELEGYRLKLKVLSYSRLRKNDLLGEVEMSLGSIDNHLKESFNLDLFLKRSQNSLASLHVSLCHQATYNKLEVIVKEARNLTKSISSYVTLSLFRESSIERKDTLIKRNCRDPVYEESLEFNISTDFSKPLTTFTLVATINNVTLVGKDVVIGHVIFSLTSPQKSAADHWKRVQDTPHRYHSEWHSLIDPDEI, encoded by the exons ATGTCCCGCAAAGTTTCTTCATCTATTCGCCCTTCGATTTATAACGAGCAAAACTCTCCATTTTCATCATCAGTATCTGGCGACGAAAAACCTGTAGAAACCTCGCCGTTATCTCAGTATAAAGATGCTCCTTTACTCACTACCTTCCAGAAGAAGCAAAGGAAAATTAGTACCAGTGCACTTGATCATCTCGCAAAGCAGGGAAAAAGAG tATCAACTCTTGATCTTCGCGATGTCACTTTAGTCGAAAGTTCATTCGAAGAATCACAAGAAAAAATCGAGGAGgatgtttttagaaaatgtgATAAAAAGTTGTCTGTTGTTAGTAGTGAGGATGCAACTGATTTATATACAGATCAAATTACTGTTTCAAATACTTTAATTGGTCCAGAACACCGAAGAATAGCCGATAGGCGTTCTATAAAAAATAGCGGGTTACCTTCCCATATTCATGCTATACGAACATATAAAAAGTcaggtaaaatatatttttctataacgCATGTTCACCATGAAAAGGTGTTGCACGTGGATGTGCAGAGGGTAATGATTATTGGATCCAAGCGAGATATTGCCGACACGCATCCGTTTgttcaattatatttaatacctggaaaaaagcaaaaacaaacaacaaagttTCAAAAGGCAACAAAGGAACCAGTTTTCAACGAACTAATTGTTTTCACAGACGTTGAAAAAAGTGAACTGGAAGGTTACCGACTAAAGCTAAAAGTCTTAAGTTACTCAAGACTTCGAAAAAACGACTTACTTGGTGAAGTAGAGATGTCCTTAGGTTCAATTGACaatcatttaaaagaaagtttcaACTTGGATTTGTTTCTAAAACGCTCTCAG AACTCCTTAGCATCGCTACATGTGTCACTTTGCCATCAAGCAACCTATAATAAACTTGAAGTTATCGTTAAAGAAGcaagaaatttaacaaaatctaTAA gctcGTACGTTACTTTGTCATTGTTTCGAGAAAGTTCAATAGAACGCAAGGATACACTTATAAAACGAAATTGTCGTGATCCTGTTTACGAAGAATCTTTGGAGTTTAATATTTCCACAGATTTTTCAAAGCCGCTTACAACATTTACATTAGTGGCTACTATTAACAATGTAACATTGGTGGGGAAAGATGTAGTTATTGGTCACGTGATTTTCAGTCTTACATCGCCGCAAAAGTCTGCCGCTGATCATTGGAAACGCGTACAAGACACCCCCCATCGTTATCATTCTGAGTGGCATTCACTTATTGATCCAGATGAGATTTAA
- the LOC101236263 gene encoding synaptotagmin-7 isoform X1, with product MNILTIVLLSSAFVISFLMALLVYKFCKHQQFQKKKTLFGGNLFVTKKKQSRKEIEFSLPVSYRTLKAQTPFLQNESYYKTDEKDLQPLMSRKVSSSIRPSIYNEQNSPFSSSVSGDEKPVETSPLSQYKDAPLLTTFQKKQRKISTSALDHLAKQGKRVSTLDLRDVTLVESSFEESQEKIEEDVFRKCDKKLSVVSSEDATDLYTDQITVSNTLIGPEHRRIADRRSIKNSGLPSHIHAIRTYKKSGKIYFSITHVHHEKVLHVDVQRVMIIGSKRDIADTHPFVQLYLIPGKKQKQTTKFQKATKEPVFNELIVFTDVEKSELEGYRLKLKVLSYSRLRKNDLLGEVEMSLGSIDNHLKESFNLDLFLKRSQNSLASLHVSLCHQATYNKLEVIVKEARNLTKSISSYVTLSLFRESSIERKDTLIKRNCRDPVYEESLEFNISTDFSKPLTTFTLVATINNVTLVGKDVVIGHVIFSLTSPQKSAADHWKRVQDTPHRYHSEWHSLIDPDEI from the exons atgaacatattaacaa TTGTGCTTCTATCTTCTGCGTTTGTCATAAGTTTTTTAATGGCATTActtgtttataagttttgtaAACACCAAcagtttcaaaagaaaaaaacgctttttggaggaaatttatttgtaactaaaaagaaacaaagtaGGAAAGAAATCGAATTTAGTTTGCCTGTTTCGTATCGAACTCTAAAAGCTCAAACCCCTTTTTTGCAAAACGAAAGTTACTACAAAACAGACGAAAAG GACCTTCAACCTTTAATGTCCCGCAAAGTTTCTTCATCTATTCGCCCTTCGATTTATAACGAGCAAAACTCTCCATTTTCATCATCAGTATCTGGCGACGAAAAACCTGTAGAAACCTCGCCGTTATCTCAGTATAAAGATGCTCCTTTACTCACTACCTTCCAGAAGAAGCAAAGGAAAATTAGTACCAGTGCACTTGATCATCTCGCAAAGCAGGGAAAAAGAG tATCAACTCTTGATCTTCGCGATGTCACTTTAGTCGAAAGTTCATTCGAAGAATCACAAGAAAAAATCGAGGAGgatgtttttagaaaatgtgATAAAAAGTTGTCTGTTGTTAGTAGTGAGGATGCAACTGATTTATATACAGATCAAATTACTGTTTCAAATACTTTAATTGGTCCAGAACACCGAAGAATAGCCGATAGGCGTTCTATAAAAAATAGCGGGTTACCTTCCCATATTCATGCTATACGAACATATAAAAAGTcaggtaaaatatatttttctataacgCATGTTCACCATGAAAAGGTGTTGCACGTGGATGTGCAGAGGGTAATGATTATTGGATCCAAGCGAGATATTGCCGACACGCATCCGTTTgttcaattatatttaatacctggaaaaaagcaaaaacaaacaacaaagttTCAAAAGGCAACAAAGGAACCAGTTTTCAACGAACTAATTGTTTTCACAGACGTTGAAAAAAGTGAACTGGAAGGTTACCGACTAAAGCTAAAAGTCTTAAGTTACTCAAGACTTCGAAAAAACGACTTACTTGGTGAAGTAGAGATGTCCTTAGGTTCAATTGACaatcatttaaaagaaagtttcaACTTGGATTTGTTTCTAAAACGCTCTCAG AACTCCTTAGCATCGCTACATGTGTCACTTTGCCATCAAGCAACCTATAATAAACTTGAAGTTATCGTTAAAGAAGcaagaaatttaacaaaatctaTAA gctcGTACGTTACTTTGTCATTGTTTCGAGAAAGTTCAATAGAACGCAAGGATACACTTATAAAACGAAATTGTCGTGATCCTGTTTACGAAGAATCTTTGGAGTTTAATATTTCCACAGATTTTTCAAAGCCGCTTACAACATTTACATTAGTGGCTACTATTAACAATGTAACATTGGTGGGGAAAGATGTAGTTATTGGTCACGTGATTTTCAGTCTTACATCGCCGCAAAAGTCTGCCGCTGATCATTGGAAACGCGTACAAGACACCCCCCATCGTTATCATTCTGAGTGGCATTCACTTATTGATCCAGATGAGATTTAA